The following are encoded together in the Glycine soja cultivar W05 chromosome 5, ASM419377v2, whole genome shotgun sequence genome:
- the LOC114413407 gene encoding uncharacterized protein LOC114413407, giving the protein MPATTENNQGSFLGRISIRRNQVMSMDGSHDQEVEDLELFQKHVGDRFSELLSSTNTSSGDALLSIAWLRRILDEFLCCEAEFKAVVLMGRDPSQIAKPPLDKVLPELLDRVVKSLDVCNAVTLGLDAVKNLQRLAEIAVAALDQTPLGDGQVRRAKKALSALVAAMLHDDSNAAAKGTERTRSFGRRAGNNTNSGKYKSLSWSMAKNWSAAKQIHAMISNLAAPRGAESSGLAQPIYMMSSVLVLVMWTLVAAVPCQERNGLGTHFPLPRQLGWAQPMIGLQEKIAEEWKKKEKKGNVGLLEEMQRMDKLGQSLVEFADSFQFPAEAERLDEVKKHVEELGDICKKMDEGLEPLQQQIREVFHRLVRSRTEFLLVLDQAGMLSTPAL; this is encoded by the coding sequence ATGCCTGCAACAACAGAGAACAACCAAGGCTCATTCCTCGGCCGAATAAGCATCCGCAGAAATCAAGTAATGTCCATGGACGGAAGCCACGACCAAGAGGTGGAAGACCTGGAGCTTTTTCAGAAGCACGTGGGAGACCGCTTCTCGGAGCTCTTATCCTCGACCAACACCTCCTCCGGCGACGCGCTTCTCTCCATCGCGTGGCTCCGCAGGATCCTCGACGAGTTCCTCTGCTGCGAGGCCGAATTCAAAGCCGTTGTCCTAATGGGCCGCGACCCTTCCCAGATCGCGAAGCCACCGCTGGACAAGGTCCTCCCGGAGCTCCTCGACCGCGTCGTGAAGTCCCTCGACGTCTGCAATGCCGTCACCCTCGGACTCGACGCCGTCAAGAACCTCCAGCGCCTCGCCGAGATCGCCGTCGCCGCCCTCGACCAGACACCCCTGGGCGACGGCCAGGTCCGCCGCGCCAAGAAGGCGCTCTCCGCCCTCGTCGCCGCCATGCTGCACGACGACAGCAATGCCGCCGCCAAGGGAACCGAACGCACCCGGTCCTTCGGGCGGCGCGCCGGAAACAACACCAACAGCGGCAAGTACAAGTCGCTGTCGTGGAGCATGGCGAAGAACTGGTCCGCGGCGAAGCAAATCCACGCGATGATATCGAATCTGGCGGCGCCACGTGGCGCGGAGTCCTCGGGATTGGCGCAACCGATCTACATGATGAGCAGCGTGTTGGTGTTGGTGATGTGGACTCTGGTTGCGGCGGTACCATGCCAGGAGAGGAATGGGCTGGGGACTCATTTTCCTCTGCCGAGGCAATTGGGCTGGGCCCAGCCCATGATAGGCCTGCAGGAGAAGATCGCGGAGGagtggaagaagaaggagaagaaggggAACGTGGGGTTGTTGGAGGAGATGCAGAGGATGGACAAGCTGGGACAGTCCCTGGTGGAGTTCGCAGACTCCTTTCAGTTCCCAGCCGAAGCGGAGCGTTTGGATGAGGTCAAGAAGCACGTCGAGGAATTGGGGgacatttgtaaaaaaatggaTGAAGGCTTGGAACCTTTGCAGCAGCAGATTAGAGAAGTCTTTCACAGGCTCGTAAGGAGCAGGACTGAGTTTCTCCTCGTCTTGGACCAAGCTGGCATGTTGTCTACACCCGCTCTTTAA
- the LOC114413409 gene encoding heavy metal-associated isoprenylated plant protein 39-like — MKKVVVKLNLHDDKAKQKAMKSVSSLAGIDSISMDMKEKKLTVVGEIDPVDVVSKLRKTWHPEIVTVGPAKEPEKKQEDKKDEGKKDDKKKDDDKKKDPNQQIEELVKLYKAYNPHMTTYYYVQSAEENPNACAIC; from the exons ATGAAG AAAGTGGTGGTGAAGTTGAATTTGCACGATGACAAAGCAAAGCAAAAGGCCATGAAGTCGGTTTCTAGCCTAGCAG GCATCGATTCTATCTCCATGGACATGAAGGAGAAGAAACTGACTGTCGTGGGTGAAATAGACCCTGTCGATGTGGTGAGCAAATTGAGAAAAACTTGGCACCCAGAAATTGTAACTGTTGGGCCGGCAAAAGAGCCAGAGAAGAAGCAAGAAGACAAGAAAGACGAGGGCAAAAAAGATGACAAGAAGAAAGATGATGATAAGAAGAAAGATCCAAATCAACAAATTGAGGAGCTTGTCAAGCTCTACAAAGCATATAACCCCCACATGACCACATACTATTATGTTCAGAGTGCGGAAGAGAACCCAAATGCTTGTGCTATTTGTTGA